A single Amia ocellicauda isolate fAmiCal2 chromosome 9, fAmiCal2.hap1, whole genome shotgun sequence DNA region contains:
- the snx20 gene encoding sorting nexin-20 isoform X2, giving the protein MGDSCDPEQSVPSLAEDNGGSQSDSRTQQQLPQACAPAQQHYEHCTDLDDCSAGPSSTMTTKQLQEYWREMKSHRKPVKLLFEIPTARIVELPLCRYVMYQVVVIKSGSYDAKQVSIERRYSDFERLHQELLQDFSEELEEVTFPRKKVTGNFAPEIITERRAAFKDYLARLSFLNCVRRSPAFLAFFTHDELRLAHSCLRGGQYARALQVLLPVLDLQEKLVQHSPVLLVPTLCAVLVCHRDLDDSASAFSMGERALALTRRVHRHLYRAPLLATLIDLGYELGRPIAVLQEELQRLQDSLRGRVSQLSLKELVVQEFT; this is encoded by the exons ATGGGAGATTCCTGCGATCCCGAGCAGAGCGTTCCCAGCCTGGCAGAGGACAATGGGGGAAGCCAGTCTGACAGTAGGACACAGCAGCAGCTGCCCCAGGCCTGCGCTCCAGCTCAGCAACACTACGAGCACTGCACAGATCTAG ATGACTGCAGCGCTGGCCCCAGCTCCACCATGACCACGAAGCAGCTGCAGGAGTACTGGCGGGAGATGAAGTCGCACAGGAAGCCCGTCAAGCTGCTGTTCGAGATTCCCACCGCCCGCATCGTGGAGCTGCCTCTCTGCAGATATGTG ATGTACCAAGTGGTGGTGATCAAGTCGGGCAGCTATGATGCCAAGCAGGTGTCCATCGAGAGGCGCTACTCTGACTTTGAGCGGCTGCACCAGGAGCTGCTGCAGGACTTCAGCGAGGAACTGGAGGAGGTGACTTTTCCCCGAAAGAAGGTGACGGGCAACTTTGCGCCGGAAATCATCACCGAGCGCCGTGCCGCCTTCAAGGACTACTTGGCGCGGCTGTCGTTCCTGAACTGTGTGCGCCGCTCCCCAGCCTTCCTGGCCTTTTTCACCCACGACGAGCTGCGGCTGGCCCATAGCTGCCTGCGGGGGGGGCAGTATGCCCGGGCACTCCAGGTCCTGCTGCCCGTGCTGGATCTGCAGGAGAAGCTGGTGCAGCACAGCCCGGTTCTGTTGGTGCCTACGCTATGTGCTGTGCTGGTGTGCCACCGAGACCTGGACGACTCTGCCAGTGCCTTCTCCATGGGTGAGCGGGCCCTGGCGCTGACCCGCAGGGTTCACAGACACCTCTACAGGGCCCCCCTGCTGGCCACACTCATTGACCTGGGCTACGAGCTGGGCCGGCCCATTGCCgtgctgcaggaggagctgcagcGTCTCCAGGACAGCCTGCGAGGGCGTGTGTCCCAGCTCTCCCTCAAGGAGCTGGTGGTGCAGGAGTTCACCTGA
- the nod2 gene encoding nucleotide-binding oligomerization domain-containing protein 2 isoform X2, producing the protein MCAQRLVLRQRQELVRVLSWGGVEGLESVLDILLAWDALQWEDYESLRTLGRALSLTTRELLDLLYAKGEAACALLLAACNQALPDAQKAGLSLGSYGPPSVVMAPQPPLSSAQVLQRDRPQVVRKLRGHTEGVLETLLEAGCFTLCDCDEVRLPIHTPSQQARRLLDLVRSKGEPAAEVLLLYVQKAGNGAALSLPEDRHPADVVYQAFQHKLRSMVAAQSCFLSTYGGMENISLEDVYTEGVLEGSGEAQCPLGLEDLLGSVGTVNEEADTVLVAGEAGSGKSTLLQRLHLLWANRVALQDYLLLFPFSCRQLGALGWKLSLRELLFQHCCWPDGDQDLLFRFILDHPNRVLFTFDGLDELNPRFSDDLRHCSPTQPAPPSTLLFNLLQGTLMKGVHKLVTSRPEAVGPVLRKYVRKEVSLRGFSQEGIGHFVRKHHSDPAIAARVLDSLQANTALLGMCHIPVFCWIVSRCYEELLGRGVGSPQTITDVYLMILQHFLQHSCPQQCLLGPDWLQVHVDTVLHLGQLALCGLVSSCYVFSALQLQQYSVTEEDISTGFLVHSRNLTPPGSPHYEFLHVTAQCFFAALFIVLNNNIENSTIPKLFHPRNKPLSALASMCLAPCLHPSSVGDAGAEGDIQAAETINLQMTGAFVAGLLSRRHCDLLARCSLGPILDKKRKQVVKSLCKGTQRHFRSIPPPVEGEKKSMHAMPGFVWLVRCIYEMQDCGLAKEAVARLDVEHLKLTYCGVGPVECSALAFVLQHLRAPIGLQLDYNSVGDVGIEQLLPCLEICQSIYLRHNNISDVGICKLIDKGIQCEHFQKIALFNNNLTDECTKHFAKLLRMKKNFLSLSAYREERRQWKR; encoded by the exons ATGTGTGCCCAGCGCCTGGTCCTGAGGCAGAGACAGGAGCTGGTGAGGGTGCTGAGTTGGGGTGGAGTGGAGGGGCTGGAGAGTGTGCTGGACATCCTGCTGGCCTGGGATGCTCTGCAGTGGGAGGACTATGAGAGCCTGCGGACACTGGGGCGGGCTTTATCTCTCACCACCCGTGAACTGCTGGACCTGCTGTACGCCAAGGGGGAAGCTGCCTGTGCATTGCTGCTGGCGGCTTGTAACCAGGCCCTTCCGGATGCCCAGAAAGCAGGCCTGTCCCTTGGGAGTTATGGGCCTCCCTCTGTGGTCATGGCCCCACAGCCCCCTCTTAGCAGCGCCCAGGTCCTGCAGAGGGACCGGCCCCAGGTGGTGAGGAAGCTCCGGGGCCACACTGAGGGTGTGCTGGAGACCCTCTTGGAAGCAGGCTGCTTCACGCTGTGCGACTGCGACGAGGTGCGCCTCCCCATACATACCCCCTCACAGCAG GCAAGGAGGCTGCTGGATCTTGTGAGGTCTAAGGGGGAGCCTGCTGCGGAGGTCCTGTTGTTGTACGTTCAGAAAGCAGGAAATGGAGCTGCGCTGTCCCTCCCTGAGGACAGACACCCTGCAG ATGTGGTTTACCAGGCATTCCAGCACAAGCTGCGGAGCATGGTGGCGGCCCAGTCATGCTTCCTCAGCACGTACGGCGGCATGGAGAACATCTCTCTTGAAGATGTCTATACCGAGGGGGTGCTGGAGGGCTCTGGCGAGGCACAGTGCCCCCTGGGGCTGGAGGATCTGCTGGGGTCAGTGGGGACAGTGAACGAGGAGGCGGACACTGTGCTGGTTGCAGGGGAGGCTGGCAGTGGTAAAAGCACTCTGCTGCAGCGGTTGCACCTGCTGTGGGCCAACAGGGTGGCACTGCAGGACTACCTGCTGCTCTTCCCCTTCAGTTGCCGGCAGCTGGGCGCCCTGGGTTGGAAGCTGTCCCTGCGCGAGCTGCTCTTCCAGCACTGCTGCTGGCCAGATGGTGATCAGGACCTGCTGTTTCGCTTCATCTTGGACCACCCAAACCGTGTCCTCTTCACCTTCGATGGGCTCGATGAGCTTAATCCACGCTTTAGTGATGACCTCCGTCACTGCTCCCCCACCCAGCCTGCCCCCCCGTCCACCCTGCTCTTCAACTTGCTACAGGGAACATTGATGAAGGGTGTGCATAAGCTGGTGACCAGTCGACCCGAGGCGGTGGGCCCAGTTTTGAGGAAGTACGTCCGCAAAGAGGTCTCCCTGAGGGGCTTCTCTCAGGAGGGCATCGGTCACTTTGTCAGGAAGCACCACAGTGACCCTGCCATCGCTGCCCGTGTCCTAGACTCCCTGCAGGCCAACACTGCCCTGCTGGGCATGTGCCATATCCCTGTCTTTTGCTGGATTGTGTCCAGGTGCTATGAGGAGCTCCTGGGGCGAGGGGTGGGCAGCCCGCAGACCATTACGGATGTCTACCTGATGATCCTGCAGCACTTCCTACAGCATTCCTGCCCTCAGCAGTGCCTCCTTGGGCCAGATTGGTTGCAGGTTCATGTGGACACAGTCCTGCATCTCGGCCAGCTGGCCCTGTGTGGCCTGGTGTCCTCCTGTTACGTTTTTTCAGCTTTGCAGCTGCAGCAGTACAGTGTGACCGAGGAGGACATCTCCACCGGCTTTCTTGTTCACAGCAGGAACCTCACCCCCCCAGGCAGCCCTCACTACGAGTTCCTGCACGTCACAGCGCAGTGCTTCTTTGCTGCTCTCTTCATTGTCCTGAACAACAATATAGAGAATTCCACCATCCCCAAACTCTTCCACCCACGGAATAAGCCACTGTCTGCCCTGGCCAGCATGTGCCTGGCACCCTGCCTGCACCCCAGCTCCGTCGGGGACGCTGGTGCTGAGGGGGACATCCAGGCAGCAGAGACGATCAACCTGCAGATGACTGGCGCCTTCGTGGCCGGGTTGCTCTCTCGACGCCACTGTGACCTACTAGCTCGGTGCTCCCTGGGCCCCATCCTGGACAAGAAGCGCAAGCAGGTGGTGAAGAGCCTGTGCAaagggacacagagacacttcaGGTCCATCCCTCCTCCTGTGGAAGGAGAGAAGAAGAGCATGCACGCCATGCCAGGGTTCGTCTGGCTGGTGAGGTGCATCTACGAGATGCAGGACTGTGGCCTAGCCAAAGAGGCTGTGGCCCGGCTGGACGTGGAGCACCTGAAGCTCACGTACTGTGGTGTGGGCCCAGTGGAGTGCAGCGCGTTGGCCTTCGTCTTGCAGCACCTCAGGGCTCCCATTGGGCTGCAGCTGGACTACAATTCGGTGGGCGACGTCGGGATTGAGCAGCTGCTGCCCTGTCTGGAGATCTGTCAGTCAATTTA CCTGCGCCATAATAACATTTCTGATGTGGGAATCTGCAAGCTGATCGATAAGGGAATCCAGTGTGAGCACTTTCAGAAAATTGC GCTGTTTAACAACAATCTGACAGACGAGTGCACAAAACATTTTGCAAAACTCCTCAGAATGAAGAAGAATTTTCTCTCATTGAG TGCCTATAGAGAAGAGAGGAGGCAGTGGAAGAGGTGA
- the snx20 gene encoding sorting nexin-20 isoform X1, with amino-acid sequence MGDSCDPEQSVPSLAEDNGGSQSDSRTQQQLPQACAPAQQHYEHCTDLVDDCSAGPSSTMTTKQLQEYWREMKSHRKPVKLLFEIPTARIVELPLCRYVMYQVVVIKSGSYDAKQVSIERRYSDFERLHQELLQDFSEELEEVTFPRKKVTGNFAPEIITERRAAFKDYLARLSFLNCVRRSPAFLAFFTHDELRLAHSCLRGGQYARALQVLLPVLDLQEKLVQHSPVLLVPTLCAVLVCHRDLDDSASAFSMGERALALTRRVHRHLYRAPLLATLIDLGYELGRPIAVLQEELQRLQDSLRGRVSQLSLKELVVQEFT; translated from the exons ATGGGAGATTCCTGCGATCCCGAGCAGAGCGTTCCCAGCCTGGCAGAGGACAATGGGGGAAGCCAGTCTGACAGTAGGACACAGCAGCAGCTGCCCCAGGCCTGCGCTCCAGCTCAGCAACACTACGAGCACTGCACAGATCTAG taGATGACTGCAGCGCTGGCCCCAGCTCCACCATGACCACGAAGCAGCTGCAGGAGTACTGGCGGGAGATGAAGTCGCACAGGAAGCCCGTCAAGCTGCTGTTCGAGATTCCCACCGCCCGCATCGTGGAGCTGCCTCTCTGCAGATATGTG ATGTACCAAGTGGTGGTGATCAAGTCGGGCAGCTATGATGCCAAGCAGGTGTCCATCGAGAGGCGCTACTCTGACTTTGAGCGGCTGCACCAGGAGCTGCTGCAGGACTTCAGCGAGGAACTGGAGGAGGTGACTTTTCCCCGAAAGAAGGTGACGGGCAACTTTGCGCCGGAAATCATCACCGAGCGCCGTGCCGCCTTCAAGGACTACTTGGCGCGGCTGTCGTTCCTGAACTGTGTGCGCCGCTCCCCAGCCTTCCTGGCCTTTTTCACCCACGACGAGCTGCGGCTGGCCCATAGCTGCCTGCGGGGGGGGCAGTATGCCCGGGCACTCCAGGTCCTGCTGCCCGTGCTGGATCTGCAGGAGAAGCTGGTGCAGCACAGCCCGGTTCTGTTGGTGCCTACGCTATGTGCTGTGCTGGTGTGCCACCGAGACCTGGACGACTCTGCCAGTGCCTTCTCCATGGGTGAGCGGGCCCTGGCGCTGACCCGCAGGGTTCACAGACACCTCTACAGGGCCCCCCTGCTGGCCACACTCATTGACCTGGGCTACGAGCTGGGCCGGCCCATTGCCgtgctgcaggaggagctgcagcGTCTCCAGGACAGCCTGCGAGGGCGTGTGTCCCAGCTCTCCCTCAAGGAGCTGGTGGTGCAGGAGTTCACCTGA
- the nod2 gene encoding nucleotide-binding oligomerization domain-containing protein 2 isoform X1 produces MCAQRLVLRQRQELVRVLSWGGVEGLESVLDILLAWDALQWEDYESLRTLGRALSLTTRELLDLLYAKGEAACALLLAACNQALPDAQKAGLSLGSYGPPSVVMAPQPPLSSAQVLQRDRPQVVRKLRGHTEGVLETLLEAGCFTLCDCDEVRLPIHTPSQQARRLLDLVRSKGEPAAEVLLLYVQKAGNGAALSLPEDRHPADVVYQAFQHKLRSMVAAQSCFLSTYGGMENISLEDVYTEGVLEGSGEAQCPLGLEDLLGSVGTVNEEADTVLVAGEAGSGKSTLLQRLHLLWANRVALQDYLLLFPFSCRQLGALGWKLSLRELLFQHCCWPDGDQDLLFRFILDHPNRVLFTFDGLDELNPRFSDDLRHCSPTQPAPPSTLLFNLLQGTLMKGVHKLVTSRPEAVGPVLRKYVRKEVSLRGFSQEGIGHFVRKHHSDPAIAARVLDSLQANTALLGMCHIPVFCWIVSRCYEELLGRGVGSPQTITDVYLMILQHFLQHSCPQQCLLGPDWLQVHVDTVLHLGQLALCGLVSSCYVFSALQLQQYSVTEEDISTGFLVHSRNLTPPGSPHYEFLHVTAQCFFAALFIVLNNNIENSTIPKLFHPRNKPLSALASMCLAPCLHPSSVGDAGAEGDIQAAETINLQMTGAFVAGLLSRRHCDLLARCSLGPILDKKRKQVVKSLCKGTQRHFRSIPPPVEGEKKSMHAMPGFVWLVRCIYEMQDCGLAKEAVARLDVEHLKLTYCGVGPVECSALAFVLQHLRAPIGLQLDYNSVGDVGIEQLLPCLEICQSIYLRHNNISDVGICKLIDKGIQCEHFQKIALFNNNLTDECTKHFAKLLRMKKNFLSLRLGNNHITAAGAEQLAEGLRESRSLQFLGLWGNKIGDRGTEALSRALQDSPSLVWLSLVDNGVGSAGARALAAVIERSNTLQELWLTKNSISRDGVQHLLEALQKNTSVKSIWLRGNSLTADEEEELSQVESRLTF; encoded by the exons ATGTGTGCCCAGCGCCTGGTCCTGAGGCAGAGACAGGAGCTGGTGAGGGTGCTGAGTTGGGGTGGAGTGGAGGGGCTGGAGAGTGTGCTGGACATCCTGCTGGCCTGGGATGCTCTGCAGTGGGAGGACTATGAGAGCCTGCGGACACTGGGGCGGGCTTTATCTCTCACCACCCGTGAACTGCTGGACCTGCTGTACGCCAAGGGGGAAGCTGCCTGTGCATTGCTGCTGGCGGCTTGTAACCAGGCCCTTCCGGATGCCCAGAAAGCAGGCCTGTCCCTTGGGAGTTATGGGCCTCCCTCTGTGGTCATGGCCCCACAGCCCCCTCTTAGCAGCGCCCAGGTCCTGCAGAGGGACCGGCCCCAGGTGGTGAGGAAGCTCCGGGGCCACACTGAGGGTGTGCTGGAGACCCTCTTGGAAGCAGGCTGCTTCACGCTGTGCGACTGCGACGAGGTGCGCCTCCCCATACATACCCCCTCACAGCAG GCAAGGAGGCTGCTGGATCTTGTGAGGTCTAAGGGGGAGCCTGCTGCGGAGGTCCTGTTGTTGTACGTTCAGAAAGCAGGAAATGGAGCTGCGCTGTCCCTCCCTGAGGACAGACACCCTGCAG ATGTGGTTTACCAGGCATTCCAGCACAAGCTGCGGAGCATGGTGGCGGCCCAGTCATGCTTCCTCAGCACGTACGGCGGCATGGAGAACATCTCTCTTGAAGATGTCTATACCGAGGGGGTGCTGGAGGGCTCTGGCGAGGCACAGTGCCCCCTGGGGCTGGAGGATCTGCTGGGGTCAGTGGGGACAGTGAACGAGGAGGCGGACACTGTGCTGGTTGCAGGGGAGGCTGGCAGTGGTAAAAGCACTCTGCTGCAGCGGTTGCACCTGCTGTGGGCCAACAGGGTGGCACTGCAGGACTACCTGCTGCTCTTCCCCTTCAGTTGCCGGCAGCTGGGCGCCCTGGGTTGGAAGCTGTCCCTGCGCGAGCTGCTCTTCCAGCACTGCTGCTGGCCAGATGGTGATCAGGACCTGCTGTTTCGCTTCATCTTGGACCACCCAAACCGTGTCCTCTTCACCTTCGATGGGCTCGATGAGCTTAATCCACGCTTTAGTGATGACCTCCGTCACTGCTCCCCCACCCAGCCTGCCCCCCCGTCCACCCTGCTCTTCAACTTGCTACAGGGAACATTGATGAAGGGTGTGCATAAGCTGGTGACCAGTCGACCCGAGGCGGTGGGCCCAGTTTTGAGGAAGTACGTCCGCAAAGAGGTCTCCCTGAGGGGCTTCTCTCAGGAGGGCATCGGTCACTTTGTCAGGAAGCACCACAGTGACCCTGCCATCGCTGCCCGTGTCCTAGACTCCCTGCAGGCCAACACTGCCCTGCTGGGCATGTGCCATATCCCTGTCTTTTGCTGGATTGTGTCCAGGTGCTATGAGGAGCTCCTGGGGCGAGGGGTGGGCAGCCCGCAGACCATTACGGATGTCTACCTGATGATCCTGCAGCACTTCCTACAGCATTCCTGCCCTCAGCAGTGCCTCCTTGGGCCAGATTGGTTGCAGGTTCATGTGGACACAGTCCTGCATCTCGGCCAGCTGGCCCTGTGTGGCCTGGTGTCCTCCTGTTACGTTTTTTCAGCTTTGCAGCTGCAGCAGTACAGTGTGACCGAGGAGGACATCTCCACCGGCTTTCTTGTTCACAGCAGGAACCTCACCCCCCCAGGCAGCCCTCACTACGAGTTCCTGCACGTCACAGCGCAGTGCTTCTTTGCTGCTCTCTTCATTGTCCTGAACAACAATATAGAGAATTCCACCATCCCCAAACTCTTCCACCCACGGAATAAGCCACTGTCTGCCCTGGCCAGCATGTGCCTGGCACCCTGCCTGCACCCCAGCTCCGTCGGGGACGCTGGTGCTGAGGGGGACATCCAGGCAGCAGAGACGATCAACCTGCAGATGACTGGCGCCTTCGTGGCCGGGTTGCTCTCTCGACGCCACTGTGACCTACTAGCTCGGTGCTCCCTGGGCCCCATCCTGGACAAGAAGCGCAAGCAGGTGGTGAAGAGCCTGTGCAaagggacacagagacacttcaGGTCCATCCCTCCTCCTGTGGAAGGAGAGAAGAAGAGCATGCACGCCATGCCAGGGTTCGTCTGGCTGGTGAGGTGCATCTACGAGATGCAGGACTGTGGCCTAGCCAAAGAGGCTGTGGCCCGGCTGGACGTGGAGCACCTGAAGCTCACGTACTGTGGTGTGGGCCCAGTGGAGTGCAGCGCGTTGGCCTTCGTCTTGCAGCACCTCAGGGCTCCCATTGGGCTGCAGCTGGACTACAATTCGGTGGGCGACGTCGGGATTGAGCAGCTGCTGCCCTGTCTGGAGATCTGTCAGTCAATTTA CCTGCGCCATAATAACATTTCTGATGTGGGAATCTGCAAGCTGATCGATAAGGGAATCCAGTGTGAGCACTTTCAGAAAATTGC GCTGTTTAACAACAATCTGACAGACGAGTGCACAAAACATTTTGCAAAACTCCTCAGAATGAAGAAGAATTTTCTCTCATTGAG GCTGGGCAACAACCACATCACAGCAGCCGGAGCGGAACAGCTGGCAGAGGGTCTGAGGGAGAGCCGGTCTCTGCAGTTCCTGGG GCTCTGGGGCAATAAAATTGGAGACAGAGGCACAGAGGCACTGTCTCGAGCCTTGCAGGACAGTCCCAGCCTGGTGTGGCTGAG TCTGGTGGACAATGGGGTGGGCAGTGCTGGGGCACGGGCTCTGGCTGCAGTGATTGAAAGGAGCAACACCCTGCAGGAGCTCTG GTTAACCAAGAACTCCATTAGCAGAGATGGGGTGCAGCACCTGCTGGAAGCGCTGCAGAAGAACACCAGTGTGAAGTCTATCTG GTTGAGAGGTAACAGTCTGACTGCAGATGAGGAAGAGGAACTCAGCCAGGTGGAAAGCCGGCTGACATTCTGA